From a single Mycolicibacterium mengxianglii genomic region:
- a CDS encoding class I SAM-dependent methyltransferase, whose amino-acid sequence MSDAEVDNPFFARLWTTLSAHEPEAMTRLRRENLAGLRGRVLEVGAGTGTNFAYYPDTVEQVVAIEPEVRLAEQARAAAERVSLPVEVRQETVDGLADDEAFDAVVCSLVLCSVADIDDVLRQLYSRLRPGGELRYLEHVASAGARGRFQRLADATVWPRLLGNCHTHRDTENSIRAAGFNVRTARREFTLPAWAPLPVSEFALGRAIRG is encoded by the coding sequence ATGAGTGATGCCGAGGTGGACAACCCGTTCTTCGCGCGGTTGTGGACCACACTGTCCGCGCACGAACCCGAGGCGATGACACGGTTGCGGCGGGAGAATCTGGCCGGACTCCGGGGGCGGGTACTGGAAGTAGGTGCCGGCACGGGCACCAACTTCGCCTATTACCCCGACACCGTCGAGCAGGTTGTGGCCATCGAGCCGGAGGTCAGGCTGGCGGAGCAGGCTCGCGCCGCTGCCGAGCGGGTGTCGCTGCCGGTGGAGGTCAGGCAGGAGACAGTGGACGGTCTCGCGGACGACGAGGCGTTCGACGCGGTGGTGTGCTCGTTGGTTCTGTGCTCGGTTGCCGACATTGATGACGTTCTGCGCCAACTGTATTCGCGGTTACGCCCGGGCGGTGAGCTGCGCTATCTCGAGCACGTCGCCAGCGCGGGCGCGCGGGGCCGGTTTCAGCGGCTCGCCGACGCCACGGTGTGGCCGCGGCTGCTGGGAAACTGCCATACGCATCGGGACACCGAGAACTCGATTCGGGCGGCCGGTTTCAACGTACGGACGGCCCGGCGCGAGTTCACGTTGCCGGCCTGGGCGCCGTTGCCGGTGTCGGAGTTCGCGCTGGGCCGCGCGATCCGGGGCTAG
- a CDS encoding NAD-dependent deacylase, with translation MRIAVLSGAGISAESGVPTFRDDKNGLWAKFDPYQLSSTQGWQEHPERVWAWYLWRHHLVKAVEPNDGHRAVAAWQDVADVTVVTQNVDNLHERAGSSPVHHLHGSLFDFRCDRCGLAYDGPLEDVPEPTLELMPPTCSSCGGLIRPDIVWFGEPLPDAPWNAAVEAVNTADLLVVVGTSGIVYPAAGLPELAVARGTVVVEVNPEPTPLSSSATVTVRESASTALPTLLDRLPTLLGTD, from the coding sequence GTGCGCATTGCAGTGCTCAGCGGCGCCGGCATCTCCGCCGAAAGCGGGGTGCCGACCTTCCGCGACGACAAAAACGGCCTGTGGGCAAAGTTCGATCCATATCAGCTGTCCTCCACGCAGGGCTGGCAGGAACACCCCGAACGGGTGTGGGCCTGGTACTTGTGGCGGCACCACCTGGTGAAGGCCGTCGAACCCAACGACGGCCATCGCGCTGTCGCAGCCTGGCAGGATGTCGCTGACGTCACCGTCGTCACCCAGAACGTCGACAATCTGCACGAACGGGCGGGCAGCTCGCCGGTGCACCATCTGCACGGCAGTCTGTTCGACTTCCGTTGCGACAGATGCGGTTTGGCATATGACGGTCCCCTCGAGGACGTGCCGGAGCCAACGCTTGAACTGATGCCGCCGACATGCTCGTCGTGTGGCGGGTTGATCCGCCCTGACATCGTGTGGTTCGGCGAGCCGCTGCCTGACGCACCGTGGAACGCCGCGGTGGAGGCCGTCAACACCGCCGACCTGCTCGTCGTTGTCGGCACCTCGGGGATCGTCTACCCCGCCGCGGGACTTCCCGAGTTGGCGGTGGCTCGTGGCACGGTCGTCGTCGAGGTCAACCCCGAGCCCACACCGTTGTCGAGCAGCGCCACCGTCACCGTGCGCGAGAGCGCCAGCACCGCATTACCCACTCTGCTGGACAGACTGCCCACCCTGCTGGGTACCGACTAG
- a CDS encoding GntR family transcriptional regulator, which yields MDPQGAKPLFDQLRTQLIEGIREGRLPPGTRLPTVRELAGELGLAVNTVARAYRELETAGIVETRGRFGSFVAHADPADAAMAAAAHTYVQAARTLGVDKGAALRYLDIAFD from the coding sequence GTGGATCCGCAGGGGGCAAAACCATTGTTCGATCAGCTGCGCACACAGCTGATTGAAGGCATCCGCGAGGGCCGGTTGCCGCCGGGCACGCGGCTGCCCACGGTCCGGGAGCTCGCGGGCGAGCTGGGCCTGGCGGTGAACACGGTGGCCCGGGCGTATCGGGAGCTGGAAACGGCCGGGATCGTCGAAACCCGCGGCCGGTTCGGCAGTTTCGTGGCCCACGCCGACCCTGCCGATGCGGCGATGGCCGCCGCGGCGCACACCTATGTGCAGGCGGCGCGCACGCTGGGTGTGGACAAAGGTGCGGCGCTGCGTTACCTCGACATCGCCTTCGACTGA